From the genome of Scytonema hofmannii PCC 7110, one region includes:
- a CDS encoding peptidase domain-containing ABC transporter, with amino-acid sequence MAENLSEQLFSLQQLSNILGHSLSQEDYHRCLKQVKSLSPKVGKFWHGTNIEPGIYIVIAGKVRLLDDADELIATLEAGGAFGEFTLFPEADFRPYKARAALNLQLCFLSTETLSPLMTKFPQIREHLRGEAVARNSLLMGNRNLSVTTVDNRKTNLNKDVDTTFAIKQKQKEKQSKVYFPNPKQQVGHLWQRVMRRYPFYAQQSASDCGAACLVMISRFWGKHFSINRLRDIANVDRNGSSLRGLSAAAESIGLSTRPVKATLDQLAKQKLPAIAHWEGKHYIVVYEIAQKNVIVADPAIGQRKLSHKEFKEGWTGYTLLLQPTAMFNDAKEATTPLWQYFELMKPHGLVILEVFVASIFIQIFGLITPLFTQLILDRVVVQRSELTLTAVGLGLLMFSLFRVAMMGLRQYLLFHTASKLDLALIVGFIRHTMRLPLSFFESRYVGDIISRVQENRKIQRFLSGEALSILLDVITVFIYVGLMFWYSWQMALLSLIIIPPFFLLALIATPFLQKISREIFNAYSAESSYLIEALTGVRTVKSTSVEQTVRWHWEELLNKEVKSNFSGQVIGNRLQIFSNAIQAVITSSLLWYGAHLVIHNQLTIGQLVAFNMLLGNIISPFQRLTVLWNQLQEVMIATERINDVLDAEPEEDLQHQARQALPPLQGSIRFENVTFRYHPESDVNVLQNLNFEVKPGQMVALVGRSGSGKTTISKLVLGLYPPTDGNILIDGLEIGSISFRSLRQQVGVVDQDTFLFGGTIRENISLAHPGAALEEVMEAAKLAGADEFIKKLPMGYETQIGEGGGLLSGGQRQRIAIARALLGNPRLLVFDEATSHLDTESERIIQRNLSTILKGRTALVIAHRLSTIRNADLILVLDRGVLIESGTHDALMAKRGHYFYLNQQQMNSVV; translated from the coding sequence ATGGCGGAAAATCTATCCGAGCAGCTGTTTTCTCTGCAACAGTTAAGCAATATTTTGGGACATTCTCTTTCCCAGGAGGATTACCATCGCTGTCTGAAACAAGTTAAATCCCTCTCCCCTAAAGTAGGTAAGTTTTGGCATGGAACTAATATTGAGCCTGGTATATACATAGTGATAGCTGGCAAAGTCAGGCTATTAGACGACGCAGATGAATTAATTGCCACGTTAGAGGCGGGGGGGGCATTTGGAGAATTCACTTTATTCCCTGAGGCAGATTTTCGCCCATATAAAGCTAGGGCTGCGTTGAACTTACAGCTTTGCTTTCTCTCAACAGAGACACTGTCTCCACTTATGACAAAGTTTCCGCAAATTCGGGAGCACTTGCGGGGTGAAGCGGTTGCGCGCAATTCTCTACTGATGGGAAATCGCAATCTTTCAGTAACAACGGTAGATAATCGAAAAACAAATCTTAACAAAGATGTTGATACAACATTTGCGATAAAGCAAAAGCAAAAAGAAAAGCAAAGCAAAGTGTATTTTCCCAACCCCAAGCAACAGGTAGGGCATTTATGGCAGCGAGTGATGCGACGCTATCCGTTTTATGCTCAACAAAGTGCATCGGACTGCGGTGCAGCTTGTTTGGTGATGATATCGCGCTTTTGGGGCAAACATTTTAGTATTAACCGCTTGCGGGATATTGCCAATGTTGACCGCAATGGTTCATCGTTAAGAGGGTTATCAGCAGCAGCAGAAAGTATTGGCTTGAGCACGCGACCTGTGAAAGCAACTCTTGACCAGTTAGCAAAGCAAAAATTGCCTGCTATTGCCCACTGGGAAGGAAAGCACTACATCGTTGTTTATGAAATCGCTCAGAAAAATGTCATAGTAGCAGACCCGGCTATTGGTCAACGTAAACTTAGCCATAAGGAATTTAAAGAAGGCTGGACTGGCTATACGCTACTGCTGCAACCTACAGCCATGTTTAACGATGCTAAAGAGGCGACAACCCCCTTATGGCAATATTTTGAGTTGATGAAACCGCATGGCTTGGTGATACTAGAAGTGTTTGTTGCTTCTATATTCATCCAGATATTTGGACTCATTACGCCCCTATTTACCCAGTTGATCTTAGACCGAGTGGTAGTACAGCGATCGGAACTGACCTTAACAGCAGTTGGGTTGGGGTTGTTGATGTTCAGTCTGTTCCGAGTGGCAATGATGGGTTTGCGGCAATATCTACTCTTCCACACAGCTTCTAAGCTCGACTTGGCGTTAATTGTGGGATTTATTCGCCATACCATGCGGCTACCCCTCAGTTTCTTTGAGTCCCGCTATGTAGGGGATATTATCTCTAGGGTGCAGGAAAATCGCAAAATACAACGCTTTCTCTCCGGGGAGGCATTGTCTATCCTACTGGATGTAATAACTGTATTTATCTATGTGGGATTGATGTTTTGGTACAGTTGGCAAATGGCCCTACTGTCGTTGATAATCATACCGCCTTTTTTCCTTCTGGCGTTGATTGCCACACCTTTTTTGCAAAAAATTTCCAGGGAAATCTTTAATGCATATTCAGCGGAGAGTAGTTACCTAATTGAAGCTTTAACTGGTGTGCGGACTGTGAAATCCACATCGGTGGAACAAACAGTGCGTTGGCATTGGGAGGAGTTATTGAATAAAGAGGTAAAGAGTAACTTTTCCGGCCAAGTTATTGGGAATCGCTTGCAAATTTTCAGTAACGCAATTCAAGCAGTGATAACATCTAGCTTACTGTGGTATGGGGCGCATTTGGTGATTCACAACCAGTTAACCATTGGGCAATTGGTGGCATTTAATATGTTACTGGGGAATATTATTTCGCCTTTCCAACGATTAACAGTGTTGTGGAATCAATTGCAAGAAGTGATGATTGCGACTGAACGCATCAACGATGTGTTAGATGCAGAACCTGAAGAGGATTTGCAGCACCAAGCACGGCAAGCTTTACCGCCGCTTCAGGGGTCTATTCGTTTTGAAAATGTGACATTTCGCTATCACCCAGAAAGTGATGTCAATGTCTTGCAAAATCTTAATTTTGAAGTCAAACCAGGACAAATGGTAGCGCTGGTGGGACGAAGTGGTTCAGGGAAGACTACGATTTCTAAATTGGTGTTAGGACTGTATCCTCCGACAGATGGTAATATATTGATTGATGGGTTAGAGATAGGCAGTATTTCCTTCCGTTCTTTACGTCAACAAGTTGGAGTCGTTGACCAAGACACCTTTTTGTTTGGTGGTACGATTCGAGAGAATATTAGTCTGGCACATCCAGGAGCAGCTCTCGAAGAGGTCATGGAAGCAGCAAAACTAGCGGGTGCTGATGAGTTTATTAAAAAGTTGCCGATGGGGTATGAAACCCAGATTGGAGAAGGTGGAGGATTGTTGTCTGGTGGACAACGCCAGCGAATTGCGATCGCCAGGGCGTTATTAGGTAATCCCAGATTGTTGGTTTTCGATGAGGCAACTTCCCATCTAGATACTGAGTCGGAACGGATTATTCAGAGGAACTTGAGTACTATTCTCAAGGGACGAACCGCCTTGGTCATTGCCCATCGTCTTTCAACTATACGGAATGCAGATTTGATTTTAGTGTTAGATCGGGGTGTGTTAATTGAAAGTGGAACTCACGACGCGTTAATGGCAAAACGAGGACATTATTTTTATCTCAATCAACAGCAGATGAATTCTGTGGTGTGA
- a CDS encoding MFS transporter, with product MPTATASVGKIRWRIPIVLAVTLFVNYLDRNNLSLALPQIARDFGWSDREIGSNGEWLLGAFFLSYGLSNMLISPLAERFSPKRSTIAAIAAFSLFTILCAPLGQSLTALILLRLLLGLGEGVHIPMLSAMTSHWFPDTERSRANAIWGLGIILATASAPLLIVPSIHLIGWRLTFAVLGAVGMLVSIPLVWFFVQDEPHQNHSVSDMELVYIRTGQGIVENAEMRIPRGNYVRDRRFWLVVLGGTLNSFCAFGILNWLPTYFNRAKGIDFEQLGWPLAFIFGAGIAGIIVMAYLGDKLQHRILLASVGFLVAGVMVYIASSVNALGLLVLCFALAVFFQSAYGAQEYAIVQCLLPANRVGAGTGLYNGLSVLFGGVGGSLIPGSIVATTGSFDTAILSIVVGALLAAGVMFLLTRMIKY from the coding sequence ATGCCAACAGCTACAGCATCGGTCGGAAAAATACGGTGGCGCATTCCAATAGTTCTCGCTGTAACACTGTTCGTCAATTACTTGGATCGCAACAATCTTTCGCTGGCGCTACCACAAATTGCTCGCGATTTTGGTTGGAGCGATCGCGAAATTGGTTCAAATGGTGAATGGCTGTTGGGCGCGTTCTTTTTATCATATGGGTTGTCGAATATGCTTATAAGCCCACTTGCTGAACGATTTAGTCCCAAACGCAGCACAATTGCAGCTATTGCAGCATTTTCTTTATTCACAATTTTATGTGCGCCGTTGGGACAGTCCCTCACTGCACTCATTTTGCTGCGCTTGCTGTTGGGGCTTGGCGAGGGGGTTCACATCCCGATGCTGAGTGCAATGACCAGCCATTGGTTCCCAGACACGGAGCGATCGCGTGCAAATGCGATTTGGGGTCTTGGAATTATCCTCGCTACTGCATCTGCTCCTCTGCTTATCGTTCCATCGATTCACTTGATTGGTTGGCGTCTTACCTTTGCTGTATTAGGTGCAGTCGGGATGCTGGTGTCAATTCCACTCGTTTGGTTTTTTGTACAAGATGAGCCACATCAAAACCATAGTGTGAGCGATATGGAGTTGGTATATATTCGTACCGGACAGGGAATTGTTGAGAATGCAGAAATGAGAATACCACGAGGAAATTATGTGCGCGATCGCCGATTTTGGTTGGTTGTTTTGGGTGGTACCCTCAACTCCTTCTGTGCCTTTGGTATACTCAACTGGTTACCAACTTATTTCAATCGTGCCAAAGGGATTGACTTCGAGCAACTGGGATGGCCTTTAGCGTTCATTTTTGGAGCAGGCATCGCAGGTATTATTGTGATGGCTTATCTGGGAGATAAACTTCAGCACCGAATACTGCTTGCAAGCGTTGGGTTTCTGGTTGCTGGTGTTATGGTTTACATTGCCTCAAGTGTTAATGCGTTAGGTCTCTTAGTGCTATGCTTTGCGCTCGCAGTCTTCTTTCAAAGTGCTTATGGTGCTCAAGAATACGCTATTGTTCAATGTCTGTTACCTGCCAACCGAGTAGGTGCTGGTACAGGATTGTACAACGGTCTTTCAGTTCTGTTTGGAGGTGTTGGCGGCTCGCTGATTCCTGGTTCAATTGTTGCAACAACTGGTAGTTTTGATACGGCAATTTTAAGTATTGTTGTCGGTGCTTTACTAGCAGCAGGCGTAATGTTTTTGTTAACACGGATGATTAAGTACTGA
- a CDS encoding helix-turn-helix domain-containing protein, producing the protein MTPFQRKLLQKSLQENLPVCYHQRIQIMLLADDGKSQTEICRTLGCSRATARHWTHIARTGMAHQWQDCPIGRPTAVNQEYLHRLHELVSQSPREHGYSFQRWTASWLRKHLGKEFGVEVSDRHIHRLLKQMGLSTRSKLSDTQQNTPENTLGKSSRILIGDLNSANSSDNTEFLPVNLAKIGTNLDAHGGKSIRAAVFSATVKQYFGTFSFPGGLPSLSETS; encoded by the coding sequence TTGACACCATTTCAGCGTAAACTTTTGCAAAAAAGTTTACAGGAGAATTTACCTGTGTGTTACCACCAGCGTATCCAAATTATGTTGTTGGCTGATGATGGGAAATCCCAAACTGAAATTTGTCGAACCTTAGGATGCTCGAGAGCAACAGCACGCCATTGGACTCACATTGCCCGTACAGGTATGGCGCACCAATGGCAAGATTGTCCAATTGGTCGTCCAACGGCTGTGAATCAGGAATATCTTCATAGGTTGCACGAACTCGTGAGTCAGAGTCCCCGCGAGCATGGCTACTCTTTTCAACGATGGACAGCCTCTTGGTTGAGGAAACATCTAGGGAAAGAATTTGGGGTTGAGGTGAGCGATCGCCATATCCATCGCTTGCTCAAACAGATGGGATTGTCCACGCGCTCGAAACTCAGCGATACTCAGCAAAACACTCCTGAGAATACCTTGGGTAAGAGTTCCAGAATCTTGATTGGTGACCTTAATTCGGCAAATTCATCGGATAACACCGAATTTTTGCCTGTTAACTTAGCAAAAATAGGTACAAATTTAGACGCTCATGGCGGAAAATCTATCCGAGCAGCTGTTTTCTCTGCAACAGTTAAGCAATATTTTGGGACATTCTCTTTCCCAGGAGGATTACCATCGCTGTCTGAAACAAGTTAA
- a CDS encoding TIGR02921 family PEP-CTERM protein — protein MRRFWNGLFQIIFWVWNVTFLLIVYMGILPVIGVPLVLATVAGEIPSEFFLTLVGLVAVPTVCTFLGGFHFKQQPLQLIRLFYGVEAPLFLLCLLRLFLIRELTPASTQILGTMAVCIVAFFLEMLLGYATTRKSGLQWLQMLAHSLILLFGIYASAVLLFYALPLAAFLVQEFLKFEWARTLGQILISGWWIQGLWYFLLFLILWILSTALFVIMPLALAALYINSGRRILQAFASQNGKKNTVIGASAVAIAWITIFIFLQQQPQVQAFSLLANPASNDSTRQALLAKSSTIREGLVNAYLSSYRYLSTREENNHISEMYRGVFGLSQPIANAVQDSYNSLMSPFLYNGSDKDAEKAEKLYAEFFDTPLQKAEQQLVSHAVQSTFNRQEVKAGLLNINEKKVWLRSQQVKVTEHGDWADLELYEVYKNQTPEVQEIFYSFSLPESAVITGLWLGDTSDLQKRFPFVVAPRGAAQKVYNSQVRRERPVDPALLEQVGPRQYRLRAFPIPPQAPVLRSVSQQRPTEMHLWLTYKVMRQESGWALPALGEKRNIFWTHDTKRIRNGKEVALKDEPWLEPFLPATVEFQPTLHQVDFPEGHSILVKPLLNKDYSLPQAKRFALVLDSSFSMNSHVKELSQIFTWLQKHGFADKELANNDADLYMTASKGAVPKRLDDIGQLKAEKMTFYGTIQPQEMLQQFNQLRGDTAYDAVLLLTDEGSYELSKDRVSKQNRENEIKTTPAPLWIIHLGSLPAAYDDATLKAIQDSGGGVSQQVSEVLQRVATKAALGSSTVSVVDGYAWYKPDTQESQTVSQKEESFQQLAVRQLILGLSQEINLDRLETVDAIHAIAKKYELVTPYSSMLVLVNDEQRRLLKQAEAQSDRFNRKIENGKEDLSKPNNPFKVSVSEPSSGWIVGIVAIALLFFSKRFNSKQ, from the coding sequence GTGAGGAGGTTTTGGAATGGGCTATTTCAAATTATATTTTGGGTTTGGAACGTCACTTTTTTGTTAATTGTCTACATGGGGATACTGCCTGTTATTGGTGTACCGTTGGTCTTGGCTACCGTAGCAGGTGAAATTCCCAGTGAGTTCTTTTTAACGTTGGTAGGTTTAGTCGCAGTCCCAACCGTGTGTACTTTCCTAGGAGGGTTCCACTTTAAACAACAGCCCCTACAACTCATTCGCTTATTTTATGGAGTGGAAGCACCTCTGTTTCTGCTGTGTCTGCTGCGGTTATTTCTGATTCGGGAACTGACTCCCGCTAGCACTCAAATTCTGGGCACAATGGCAGTTTGTATCGTAGCATTCTTTTTAGAAATGCTGTTGGGCTATGCAACAACCCGCAAAAGTGGTTTGCAGTGGCTGCAAATGCTAGCACACAGCTTGATACTGCTATTTGGTATCTACGCAAGTGCGGTACTGCTGTTTTATGCCTTGCCTTTAGCAGCATTTTTAGTGCAAGAATTTCTGAAATTCGAGTGGGCGCGTACACTTGGGCAGATTTTAATTTCTGGATGGTGGATACAGGGGTTGTGGTATTTTTTGTTATTTTTAATTCTCTGGATACTCAGTACTGCGTTATTTGTTATCATGCCTTTGGCACTAGCCGCACTATATATTAACTCTGGCCGACGGATTTTACAGGCATTTGCTTCACAAAACGGAAAAAAAAATACTGTCATTGGTGCTAGTGCAGTTGCGATCGCCTGGATAACCATATTTATCTTTCTACAACAACAGCCCCAAGTCCAAGCCTTTTCGTTGCTAGCCAATCCAGCATCTAACGACAGTACTCGTCAAGCACTTTTGGCAAAGTCAAGCACCATCCGGGAAGGTTTGGTGAACGCTTACCTGTCCTCTTATCGCTACCTCAGCACCAGAGAAGAAAACAATCACATTAGCGAAATGTATCGCGGTGTCTTTGGATTGAGCCAACCTATTGCCAATGCAGTGCAAGACAGCTATAACTCCCTCATGTCCCCATTTTTATACAATGGCTCCGATAAAGATGCTGAGAAAGCCGAAAAACTCTACGCAGAGTTTTTTGATACGCCACTTCAAAAGGCGGAACAACAATTAGTCAGTCACGCCGTACAATCTACATTTAACCGACAAGAAGTCAAAGCAGGGCTACTCAATATCAACGAGAAAAAAGTGTGGCTGCGATCGCAACAAGTCAAAGTCACAGAACATGGTGATTGGGCGGATCTGGAACTGTACGAAGTCTACAAAAACCAAACACCCGAAGTTCAAGAAATTTTCTACTCCTTTTCTTTACCCGAAAGCGCCGTCATTACAGGATTATGGTTGGGCGATACGAGCGATTTGCAAAAACGCTTCCCCTTTGTTGTCGCACCTCGCGGAGCGGCTCAGAAAGTTTACAATTCACAAGTTAGGCGGGAACGCCCAGTCGATCCAGCGTTGCTCGAACAAGTCGGACCAAGGCAATATCGCTTGCGAGCATTTCCCATTCCTCCTCAAGCACCAGTATTGCGAAGCGTATCGCAACAAAGACCAACTGAAATGCATTTGTGGCTAACTTATAAAGTGATGCGACAAGAAAGTGGTTGGGCATTACCAGCTTTAGGGGAAAAACGCAACATCTTTTGGACTCATGATACCAAGCGCATCCGTAACGGCAAAGAGGTAGCACTGAAAGACGAGCCTTGGTTAGAACCATTTTTACCAGCAACGGTCGAATTTCAGCCAACATTGCATCAAGTTGACTTTCCTGAAGGTCACAGCATTTTAGTAAAGCCACTCTTAAACAAGGATTATTCCTTACCCCAAGCAAAGCGATTTGCTTTAGTTCTAGACAGTTCTTTCAGTATGAATTCCCATGTCAAAGAATTGTCACAAATTTTTACATGGCTTCAAAAACATGGCTTTGCAGACAAAGAATTGGCTAATAATGACGCCGATCTATACATGACTGCTTCTAAAGGTGCTGTTCCCAAAAGATTAGATGACATCGGGCAATTGAAAGCTGAAAAAATGACCTTTTATGGCACAATTCAACCACAAGAAATGCTACAGCAGTTTAACCAGTTGCGTGGTGATACAGCTTATGATGCTGTTTTACTATTAACTGATGAGGGTAGTTATGAATTGTCAAAAGATAGGGTTTCCAAGCAGAATCGTGAGAATGAAATCAAAACAACGCCCGCACCTTTATGGATAATACATTTAGGTTCACTACCCGCAGCTTATGATGATGCTACGTTAAAGGCAATACAAGATAGTGGCGGAGGAGTTTCTCAGCAAGTTTCAGAGGTTTTGCAAAGAGTTGCAACGAAAGCAGCGTTGGGATCTTCTACAGTTAGTGTAGTGGATGGTTATGCTTGGTATAAACCAGATACACAAGAGAGTCAGACTGTATCTCAAAAAGAAGAGAGTTTCCAGCAACTGGCAGTGCGACAATTGATATTAGGATTGAGTCAGGAAATTAATTTAGATCGGTTAGAGACTGTGGATGCTATTCACGCCATAGCCAAAAAGTACGAGTTAGTCACTCCCTATTCCTCAATGCTTGTACTGGTGAACGATGAACAAAGAAGATTACTCAAACAAGCAGAAGCACAAAGCGATCGCTTTAACCGCAAAATCGAAAATGGTAAAGAAGATTTGAGCAAACCCAATAATCCGTTTAAAGTCAGTGTTAGCGAACCTTCGAGCGGATGGATTGTAGGGATTGTGGCGATCGCTTTACTGTTTTTTTCCAAGCGCTTTAACAGTAAACAGTGA